In Cucurbita pepo subsp. pepo cultivar mu-cu-16 chromosome LG04, ASM280686v2, whole genome shotgun sequence, the following are encoded in one genomic region:
- the LOC111793751 gene encoding probable serine/threonine-protein kinase PBL26, which translates to MSCFPCFSSKSKKGIDKNNDNSASFSSGHRTPPHPKSPAPEAIKTKPTEEGKEKAHEGEKIDAQNFTFRELATATKNFRQECLLGEGGFGKVFKATLQPSGQVMAVKQLDRNGMQGNKDFLGEVKALSLLKHPNLVKFNGYCADGDQRILVYEYMPGGSLDDCLFDIKEDRKPMDWFARIKIALGVAKGLEYLHDQTDPPIIFRDLKSSNILLDEDFSPKLSDFGLANLSGGGGDKSPLPSRVMGTYGYSAPEYTRGGQLTAKSDIYSFGVVMLELITGRKAVDTTKPNNEQNLVAWAQPFFRDPKRFPDLADPLLGRLFPEKDLNQAVAVAAMCLQEEAEVRPLIADVMIALSFLSTTPDENLRPLPYPPEPEDEEDDDEDYSSSDCSDSDTESRNIGKDGASGNFTSARNHETDISDDEEEDISPRTQKPKKKKKNKESDQKRVGFKDDVQPPPNHSRKNSSSSSDGGSSARSSNASENENNRDSSNNVNRSDSTLDHKQE; encoded by the exons ATGAGTTGCTTTCCCTGCTTTTCGTCTAAGAGCAAGAAAGGGATCGATAAGAACAACGACAATTCCGCCTCCTTCTCCTCCGGCCACCGTACTCCGCCGCACCCTAAGTCCCCTG CACCAGAAGCAATCAAAACAAAGCCCACAGAGGAAGGGAAGGAGAAAGCACATGAAGGTGAAAAAATAGATGCCCAGAACTTCACTTTCCGGGAGCTAGCCACGGCTACAAAGAATTTCCGCCAGGAATGTCTTTTGGGTGAAGGTGGGTTTGGGAAGGTCTTTAAGGCTACCCTTCAACCAAGTGGCCAG GTGATGGCTGTGAAGCAGCTTGATAGAAATGGTATGCAAGGGAACAAGGACTTCCTTGGTGAGGTTAAGGCATTGAGCCTTCTAAAGCATCCAAATCTTGTGAAGTTCAATGGATATTGTGCAGATGGAGATCAAAGGATTTTGGTGTATGAATATATGCCTGGAGGTTCTTTGGACGATTGTCTCTTCG ACATAAAAGAAGATAGAAAGCCAATGGATTGGTTTGCTCGTATAAAAATAGCATTAGGAGTTGCAAAAGGATTGGAATACCTGCATGACCAGACGGATCCTCCCATAATATTTCGTGATTTGAAGTCATCAAACATCTTGCTCGATGAAGATTTCAGCCCAAAGCTTTCTGATTTTGGACTCGCAAATCtcagcggcggcggcggcgacaAGTCTCCGTTGCCGTCAAGGGTCATGGGCACCTATGGCTACTCTGCTCCTGAGTATACAAGAGGTGGTCAACTCACCGCCAAGTCTGATATATACAGCTTTGGAGTTGTGATGCTTGAACTCATCACTGGAAGAAAAGCTGTCGACACTACAAAACCAAATAACGAGCAGAATCTTGTTGCTTGG GCACAACCATTTTTCCGAGATCCAAAGAGATTTCCAGACCTGGCCGATCCTCTCCTAGGACGGTTGTTCCCGGAGAAAGATCTGAATCAGGCCGTCGCCGTCGCTGCCATGTGTCTGCAAGAGGAAGCAGAAGTCCGTCCTCTGATCGCAGACGTCATGATTGCCCTCAGCTTCCTATCCACAACTCCGGATGAGAACCTCCGTCCGCTCCCTTACCCGCCGGAGCCTGAGGACGAGGAGGACGACGACGAGGACTACTCCTCTTCAGACTGTTCAGATTCCGATACCGAATCTCGAAACATCGGAAAAGACGGCGCATCTGGAAACTTCACAAGTGCAAGAAACCACGAAACAGACATCTCAGatgacgaagaagaagacatcAGTCCAAGAACTCAGaaacctaaaaagaaaaagaaaaacaaagaatctgATCAAAAACGAGTCGGATTCAAAGACGACGTACAACCACCGCCAAATCACTCCCGAAAGAACAGCTCCTCATCGAGCGATGGAGGCTCTTCAGCTAGAAGCAGCAACGCAtcggaaaatgaaaataacagaGATTCATCGAATAATGTAAATAGAAGTGATTCTACATTAGATCATAAACAAGAGTAG